The following nucleotide sequence is from Pangasianodon hypophthalmus isolate fPanHyp1 chromosome 8, fPanHyp1.pri, whole genome shotgun sequence.
ccCTAAAATAGCTAGTTATTTAAATAGCTTCTTACCGACAAACTGAATTTGAACTCTATGATTATGTATTCACACTCTCACAGTGATGGCGACACGCCTGTGGCTTCTTTAACACACCTGCTCAGTCAGTGTAGTGTGAGCCAATTCTAGATAATAACAGAATACGTTTATTattatagtactgtgcaaaagaagcagccacagttcttctggagactttgactgtcacacttgcttcttatttttgcagcaaaacccagcaaccttcattatgttttttgtctaaaaaatgGTCtctatgtaatatgctgctttctttactgccatacaaacatttttctgtactgacatactttctttactgacatacaaacatttaattttgtgctggaaaacaataaaaatccaCATGCTACAATTATTCCTCTGTCCCTGCAGGCAAAACTCCAGATATTCTTAATTATGTTTAGGATGCTTATCCAAtgtctttatctatctatctatctatctatctatatatatatatatatatatatatatgtatatatatatttgtgtgtggaAAATTTGGAAATAAAATAGACATGACATAGATGTCACTACATTaataaacactatactaatTTGTTCGTTCAATAAGAAACACATTGGGACTATATAAACTTTTCTGAGGAGCAAAACTCTTATTTAATGCCCTTCTTCCGACTCTGTAAGCCAGCATGTGTACTGCGCGCAAATATCGGCTACTTCAGCAGAAATGGTGCCAGACCTTTTCCTCTCGGCCCTGACCATGGAACAAGCACCACAACAAGCATCTCAGACTACACGTGGTCTCactttcctcacacacacacacacacacactcgtgcgCAACTGGCATTTGGCACACTGATGAGTTGGTGCGCGTCTGCTACTGCACtagatggaaaaagaaaactaGTGAAGTAGGAATCTTTTTGTATTGGATTACTCAATTTATTCTTGGATGtatttcagaaagaaaagaCCAGCACGGATTATTTGAAGAGAAAAGACATTCAAGGGAATATGCAACAGGAATGATTCGTGTTCGATGATCTGCCTCGTTTACgcacaaaaaaaagtgatcatTTCATTAATTCTTCAACATCCGATCAGACAGTTTAATAATCATGGCTCATCTCATACAGCACAAGATTTCCAGTAAAGTGATGAGTATAATGAGCAGCGCGTCTCAGAAATCCGAGGTGAAGGTGAGCCGGGTGTTTGCGCGCCTCGGCTTCCAGGCGGCCACTGATGAGGAAGCTCTGCCTTTCGCTGATCGTGATGGCCTGGATTACGATTACAGACATGGCATGAGAATGGACGAAGTCAGGACGAGCGGGGAAAGAGATGGAATGGTGGCGGAAGACAGTCATTACCAAAGACACGACACCAGCCCGTCAGGATCCCGGAGAAACAGCGAGGCGCACGGAGCGCAGGACAAAGCGAAAATCACAGCATGGGATGCGGGCTGGAACGTCACCAATGCGATTCAGGTGCACAGCAGCTGCTCCACAAGCTTTTCCTCaagtatttcaaaataataagaacaataaaaaaattcccATCAATAATTCCATTCAAGCATTTTGTGTTTCAGTCAACTAAACTCAGCTTAGCTTAGAAAATCTGATCAGTCATTCCAGACAAAATGCCTTATCCAAAATACTCAgtagatttttatattaatagttAATGCTAatagtttataataaaaatactattagctattattattaatagtttgaataaaataattcacacaAGCTGCAGTAAAACtagtttttacatttcttttattgAAAATCAAATAATGTAAACTAAGATGGTATCAAATGCATTGAGGGAATTACTGAAAAGGGGGAAAACACTTGTGTTTATGGTAATACAGCCTCACTCCCGGTAAGACCTCGTTCTATCAGATCCGATTTTCCTCAGTGTCGCTTGGGGCAATCTGCTGGCGATGGCACCATTTCACTCCTCCTCCAGGTCGCACCCTAGACCTTCTACTGGGCAATAagaaactaaaagaaaattaattaaacagtaaaagaccaaataaatgttttaaaactggCAAGCCATGCAAATCACCTTTAAAGTATCTTTTAAGAaatttatccatctatctatctatctatctatctatctatctatctatctatctttctgtttgtttgtttagcctatttagttatttatctgtttggcctattgattttttgtttgtttgtttgtttatcctatctatctatctatctatctgtttgttaagttatttatttatttagctatttgGCCtaatgatttgtttgtttgtttagcctatctatctatctatctatctatctatctatctatctatctatctatctatctatctatctatctgtttatttgtttgtttgtttgtttgatctattgatttgtttgtttgtttgacctattgatttgtttgtttgtttagcctatttatttatttatttatttatttatatatttatctatttattagatgtttttatttatttatttgattagaagcaatgaaaaaaacaacaaatgaaactttgtttgttttttaagctACATACCTTTTATCCTACAACTAGATAAATCACagctttaataaaacaaacaaacaaacaaacaaacaaacaaacaaacaaaacttttaaaaaacacaaaaattggTGGACATCTGTGACGCTGAACATCACCATTACGCTCTTACACAAGGCTACTTTAAATAAGTGTAGGTAACATTTATGCAGGGTTTATTAAACCTCACTAACTGCGACTGAATAAAAAAGTCATGCTAATATCACAATGTGCTCCACTCCACACTATGAGGAAACATCACAGTGTGAAAACTGCTCTATACAAATTTCACTTGACGACTAGCTTAACATTCACCCACTTTGTTATCCTGTgatttgtgtttgattttttttttttactcagccAAAGAAATACTCTGGGCTCTGATTCAAACAGTCTATGACATTGGCTCGTGAGAAGAACTGGCTCTGTGTTCCAGTCAACAGTGTCTCGTGACCCTTAGCTTTTAATtatgacatagcctcaaacaaaaatAAGTAGAGAGGCTATCAttcttgacttatgctataggttACTAGGCTatgtagtgaatttttagagtaacgcCGTGAAaggcagttgagagtcaacAGTCTAGCAGCTGGTTTTGAGTGGTTTTAAACATGGCTTTGTCCAGCTGGGTTGGATAAAGCAGGTGTTTCCTGTTGCATTGTGCAAGGCACACACAGAAGAGCTTATGTTAACCAGGGATACCAGGTTTCTGAAAAATGTCCAACCCAGCTACATCTcagaaaccacacaaaagacctgaaaccaGCCCAAAAATTCAGGCGATCGTCTTATTCTCAGCCTTTACGTGGGAAACAAAGTCACCatagtgcacacacatttctgatgtaagGACAGATCTACTCTTATAAGCCCATTttcctctcccaatctttgcaatatatcttacaatagaaatggttctgcacatcatagacacactgtatgCACTTAtactttgcttttgtttgcgaacgtatttttaaactaacccAGTTTGGCATAAAACTATGACCTTGGTAACCCTGTCATTAAACCACCTtatctgctgctcctcctcctgaaaagtgtgattcctgccccagtgaGTCAATTCCTCTTCCCATTTTTAACCACTAGGTGCCATACTAATAGAGCTAAAAAGGTGAGCACAGAGCTCCCGGAACAACATTtctaaacagaataaatatatataaaaagatagaaacaagcaagcaagcaagcaaacaaacaaacaaacaaataaataaccaacATTACATGAATCAACATAAATTGTGGTTACCAAAAGCCTGGGTACATGAAAAGTGTAATGTTCAATCATACACTAGTGTTTGATGTCTCCCATTGAAATTTTACCTCTTCAGTCAAACATTTGTGCTGTCTTGAAATTATGAGTCATGTCTTtaagtaattataattatttttttacactgcaGGGTATGTTTGTCTTGGGCCTCCCCTATGCCGTCCTGCACGGTGGCTACCTGGGCCTCTTTCTCATCATCTTCTCCGCTGTGGTGTGCTGCTACACAGGCAAGATCCTCATTGCGTGCCTCTACGAGGAGAACGAGGAAGGAGAGCGTGTACGCGTGCGTGACTCATATGTGGACATCGCGAATGCTTGCTGTGCGCCACGCTTCCCTGTGCTCGGTGGCCATTTTGTGAATGTGGCGCAAATCATTGAGCTGGTGATGACATGCATCCTTTATATGGTCGTCAGTGGCAACCTGATGTATAACAGCTTTCCGGGCTTGCCCATGTCACAGAAGGCATGGTCAGTGATTGCCGCGGCAGTGCTCATGCCGTGCGCCTTCCTGCGCAACCTGAAGGCTGTTTCCAAGTTAAGCCTGCTGTGTACAATTGCACACTTCATCATAAATGTGATGGTGATTGCCTACTGCCTGTCACACGTGCAGGACTGGGCGTGGGACAAGGTCAAGTTCTACATTGATGTCAAGAAGTTCCCCATTTCTATTGGCATTGTTGTTTTTAGCTACACATCACAGATTTTTCTGCCCTCACTTGAGGGCAACATGCAGAAGCCTGCTGAGTTCCATTGCATGTTGGAGTGGACACACATCGCTGCATGCATCCTCAAGGGCCTGTTTGCCCTTGTAGCCTACCTCACATGGGCCGACGA
It contains:
- the LOC113533240 gene encoding vesicular inhibitory amino acid transporter — its product is MAHLIQHKISSKVMSIMSSASQKSEVKVSRVFARLGFQAATDEEALPFADRDGLDYDYRHGMRMDEVRTSGERDGMVAEDSHYQRHDTSPSGSRRNSEAHGAQDKAKITAWDAGWNVTNAIQGMFVLGLPYAVLHGGYLGLFLIIFSAVVCCYTGKILIACLYEENEEGERVRVRDSYVDIANACCAPRFPVLGGHFVNVAQIIELVMTCILYMVVSGNLMYNSFPGLPMSQKAWSVIAAAVLMPCAFLRNLKAVSKLSLLCTIAHFIINVMVIAYCLSHVQDWAWDKVKFYIDVKKFPISIGIVVFSYTSQIFLPSLEGNMQKPAEFHCMLEWTHIAACILKGLFALVAYLTWADDTKEVITDNLPPGIRMWVNIFLVAKALLSYPLPFFAAVDILEKSLFQDGDGTPFPNCYGTDGRLKSWGLAMRIGLVVFTLLMAIFVPHFALLMGLTGSLTGAGLCFLLPCLFHLKLLWRKLLWHEVFFDISICIIGSICSISGFIYSTEGLIEAFKYNTPD